From one Lotus japonicus ecotype B-129 chromosome 3, LjGifu_v1.2 genomic stretch:
- the LOC130745975 gene encoding probable mitochondrial-processing peptidase subunit alpha-2, chloroplastic/mitochondrial, whose translation MYRAAASSLKRGLKGHGGNLGATRFVTSAAAATRASSGGLFSWLTGERSSSLPPLDTPLSGVVLPDPLPDFVEASKTSITTLPNGLKIASETSPNPAASIGLYIDCGSIYETPLSSGASHLLERMAFKSTANRSHFRIVREVEAIGGNIGASASREQMGYTFDALKSYVPEMVELLIDSIRNPAFLDWEVNEELRKVKAELVELSNNPQGLLLEAVHSAGYSGALAYPLLAPESALNRLDGSILEEFVAKNYTAPRMVLAASGVDHEELVSVAEPLLSDLPSVPRPEELKSIYVGGDFRRQGESGGSTHVAIAFEVPGGWQKEKDAIVLTVLQMLMGGGGSFSAGGPGKGMHSRLYLRVLNLHQEIQSFSAFNSIFNNTGLFGIYASTSPDFVQKTLEIAATELLEIASPGKVSQEQLDRAKKSTKSAVLMNLESRMIASEDIGRQILTYGERKPVEQFLKAVDAITLNDITKISQKIISSPLTMASYGDVVNVPSYESVNRIFHAK comes from the exons ATGTACAGAGCAGCAGCTTCATCTCTCAAGAGGGGTCTCAAG GGCCATGGTGGCAACTTGGGAGCCACTAGGTTTGTGACCTCGGCCGCCGCAGCTACAAGGGCTTCCTCTGGTGGTTTGTTTAGCTGGCTTACTGGAGAGCGTTCTAGCTCTCTTCCTCCTCTGGACACACCACTTAGTGGTGTTGTTCTCCCTGATCCACTGCCAGATTTTGTTGAAGCAAGCAAGACCAGTATCACAACTCTCCCCAATGGACTCAAAATAGCATCGGAGACCTCGCCG AACCCTGCAGCCTCAATTGGGTTATATATTGATTGTGGTTCCATCTATGAGACACCGTTGTCAAGTGGGGCTTCGCACTTGCTAGAGCGAATGGCTTTCAAGAGCACAGCAAACCGTAGCCATTTTCGTATTGTACGGGAAGTAGAAGCAATTGGTGGCAATATAGGGGCGTCAGCTTCTCGGGAGCAAATGGGCTACACATTTGATGCTTTAAAGAGCTATGTTCCAGAAATGGTTGAATTACTGATTGACTCCATAAGGAACCCAGCTTTCCTGGATTGGGAGGTCAATGAGGAG CTTCGAAAGGTGAAAGCAGAGCTTGTAGAACTCTCAAACAATCCCCAAGGCTTGCTTTTGGAAGCAGTTCACTCTGCTGGTTATTCTGGTGCATTGGCTTATCCTCTTTTGGCTCCTGAATCTGCACTGAACAGATTGGATGGCTCCATTTTAGAGGAATTCGTTGCT aaaaattacACAGCACCTAGAATGGTCCTTGCAGCATCTGGAGTTGACCATGAAGAACTTGTATCTGTTGCTGAGCcacttctctctgatctgccaAGTGTGCCCCGTCCTGAAGAACTAAAATCTATCTATGTTGGGGGTGACTTTCGTCGTCAAGGTGAATCAGGG GGTAGTACACATGTTGCTATTGCTTTTGAAGTGCCTGGCGGCTGGCAAAAAGAGAAAGATGCTATAGTTTTGACTGTTCTACAG ATGCTTATGGGAGGAGGTGGGTCATTCTCAGCAGGGGGGCCTGGGAAAGGAATGCACTCAAGGCTAT ATCTTCGTGTGCTGAATCTTCATCAGGAGATTCAATCTTTTTCTGCTTTCAACAGTATCTTCAACAATACAGGACTGTTTGGCATTTATGCAAGCACT AGCCCTGATTTTGTGCAAAAAACTCTGGAGATAGCAGCTACAGAACTCTTAGAAATTGCATCGCCTGGGAAAG TTTCGCAGGAACAGCTTGATCGTGCCAAAAAATCCACGAAGTCTGCAGTTTTAATGAATCTGGAATCTAGA atgaTTGCATCAGAGGATATAGGAAGGCAGATTTTGACTTATGGAGAAAG GAAGCCTGTGGAGCAGTTCTTGAAGGCTGTTGATGCAATCACTTTGAATGATATCACTAAAATCTCTCAGAAGATTATTTCCTCACCCTTGACTATGGCATCATATGGGGATG TTGTTAATGTGCCCAGTTATGAATCTGTGAACAGAATATTCCAtgcaaaatga